The genomic window GATAGACGAGGAAAGGCTTTTCCCGATATATGAGCAGTGCGCAAGGCTCTCGCTGCCGGTGATACTGCATTCGGGGTTTGATTACTATTCGCCTGATGAGATACACTGCACACCCGAGCGTGCGCTCAGGGTGATAGGCAGGGTAAAGGGCTTAAAGCTCATTCTGGCGCACCTCGGTGCAAACAGAATGTGGCAGCAGGTCTTTGATACCATCGCAGGGGCAGACGGTGAGGTGTATTTTGACACATCATTTACTGAGGAATGCCCCGACGAGCTTATGGAAAAGATAATACTTAAGCACGGCGCTGACAGAGTGCTCTTTGCAAGCGACTGCCCGTGGGCGAGGTCTTGCGATATTGCAGAGAAGATAGAGCGCCTTGCTCTTACTGACGATATGAAAGAAAAGATATTCCATTTGAATGCCGAGAGGCTTCTCGGCTTGTGACAGGAGGAGATATCTGTGAAAAGAAGACTGATGATGATAGCTTCTGCTGCTGCGGCAGCTGTTGTGCTCTCGGGGTGCAGCCTTTTCCTGTATGACGATGAGAGCAGCTCGACAAGCTATCAGACGACCGTGAAAACCGAGAAAAACAGAGCCACCACCACGAACAAGATATACATCGTGGAGGAGGACGAGGAGTACACCACCACCTCGAAAAAGAACGGCAGCGAGGATATCGACCCGGATTCCCTTGAAAGAGTGTCTGTAGGCACTACCAAGAAGAAGGATACCGACAAGGATATCGTGCTAACGACTACTACCACGGCAAAGCTCTCGGAGTATAATACGCTCCAGCTGCCTAAAAACAACGAGTATTTCGATATAACCAAGCAGTACCGCATATCAAAGGACACAGAGCTCAGATACGGGCCGTCTGATGAATATACCTCACAGGTGAGCCTGCGTCAGGGCGATTCGCTGTCCTGCTACGGCAAGAGCGGCAAGTGGTATTATGCTTTGTATGATAATAACACTTATGGCTGGGTGCATGAGTCTGCACTTGAAGGAATTGCCAAAAAAACCACCAAGAAGAAAAATTAAACGTTTGAGCTATTGACATTGTACCTTGTAGGTGGTATAATAATTGGGTATGGTGTTTTTATTGACAATATAATAGTAAGGAGACAAAAATAAATGGATGAGTCAACCAAGGAAATTGACCTTGCCGAGCTTTTAGGGGAATTGCTTAAAAGGATAAAGTTCATTATCCTTATCTCCGTAATTATCGGCGCACTGGCTTTTGCCTATGCAAAGTTCGTTCTTCCGCTTCAGTACAGTTCAAGTATCTCGATGTATGTCAAGAACTCTGACAACGCTTCAGAGCAGGTCGCGCTGGGTGATATCAATGCATCTAAGAGCCTTGTTTCAACATATATAGTTATTCTTCAGAATGATGCAGTTATTGATAAGATAGGCGATGCTATACTTAAAGAATACGGCGCAGATGACCTTTCTGATTATCTTTCCATAGCATATGACGACAACGATAAGCCCTATGTGGTGACATCTTCCCTGAGAAACTGCATAAAGCTCACAGCAGAGCAGGATACTGAGGTGCTCCTCATATCTGTTACTACAAAGAGCGCAGCGCTCAGCGTTTCGATATGCAACGCTATGGAGCAGATAGGCCCTGAGGAGATAAAGCGTGTCACACAGGCAGGCTCTGTACAGGTAATAGGCACTGCCAAGTACCCCAACAGCCCCTCCGGCCCGAATGTAAGAAGATATACACTTATAGGCATAGTTTTAGGCTTTATACTTTCCGCAGGCATCGTTATCGTTAGAAAGATGCTCGATACAACGATCCGTACAGGTGACGATATCAAGACGAGGTTCGATTATCCTATCCTCGCTGAGATACCCGATATCGAGGCAAAGGAGACCAAGGGAGGGTATTATAAGTAATGGCATTGTTTAAGAAAAAGCAGAATAATAACTCTAAAAAGAGATTTACACTTTTTGAAGAAAATGTTCCCTTCCAGGTAACTGAGGCTTATAAGACCTTAAGAACAAATATAGTCATGGCTCTCGCAACACAGCGCAGCAAGGTGTTCGCTGTTTCGAGCGCTAATGCAGGTGAGGGCAAGTCAACAACTGCTGCCAACCTTGCGATAGTTTTCTCGCAGGCAGGCAAGAAGGTGCTGCTGATAGATGCCGATATGAGAAAGCCTGTTCAGCACAGAGCTTTCAAGTTCAAAAACGATAAGGGTCTTTCGACTCTCCTCGGCGGTATCGACTCGTTCAAGCAGGTGCTCAAATCAAAGACACCTAACCTTGATGTTATCACAAGCGGCCCTATACCGCCCAACCCCTCTGAGATGCTCGCATCTGAGAATATGAAGATACTTCTCGACGAGCTGGTAAAGTATTATGACTACGTTATCATAGATACTCCGCCTATAAACGTCGTTACCGATACGCTCACACTCAGCCCGAATATCGGCGGTATAGCAATGGTAACACGTTCCGGTGTCGCTACCTACGATGAGGTGAGCCGTGCAGCTACTTCCATAGAGTTTGCAAACGGCAAGCTGCTGGGCGTTATAGTAACAGCTATTAACGAGGACACAGCTACCTACAAGAGAGGCTACTATAAGAAGTACTACAGGCGTGACTACGCTTACAGAGCAAGCAGCTATGACCCGGCTGTCAATAATGCTAACGAAGACTAAAAGAAACATATCCGCAGATACCACATCTGCGGATATTTTGCAACACTGCGCAAAGACCGCCTAACGGCTTCGTGCGGAATTGCTTTAAAATGAAAGGACGGTAGTTATGACTTACAAGGAAGAATTTATCAAGTTCATGGTAGACAGCGGCGTGCTGACGTTCGGCGAGTTCACACTCAAAAGCGGCAGAAAGGCACCTTACTTCATCAACTGCGGCAATTACAAGACAGGCGCACAGCTCTCACGCTTAGGCGGCTTCTATGCTGACTGCATAAAGGAGAACGGCATCGAGGCTGAGACACTTTTCGG from Ruminococcus sp. NK3A76 includes these protein-coding regions:
- a CDS encoding amidohydrolase family protein, with the protein product MLIDVHVHAFNEKIAAKALDALAGYSGLTPLTDGTVGDTFAKLDEWGVDKAAILSIATKPTQQRIINGWAETIKSDRLLPFGSIHPDAPDCLEELERIKAAGLYGIKLHPDYQGFRIDEERLFPIYEQCARLSLPVILHSGFDYYSPDEIHCTPERALRVIGRVKGLKLILAHLGANRMWQQVFDTIAGADGEVYFDTSFTEECPDELMEKIILKHGADRVLFASDCPWARSCDIAEKIERLALTDDMKEKIFHLNAERLLGL
- a CDS encoding SH3 domain-containing protein, giving the protein MKRRLMMIASAAAAAVVLSGCSLFLYDDESSSTSYQTTVKTEKNRATTTNKIYIVEEDEEYTTTSKKNGSEDIDPDSLERVSVGTTKKKDTDKDIVLTTTTTAKLSEYNTLQLPKNNEYFDITKQYRISKDTELRYGPSDEYTSQVSLRQGDSLSCYGKSGKWYYALYDNNTYGWVHESALEGIAKKTTKKKN
- a CDS encoding CpsD/CapB family tyrosine-protein kinase — translated: MALFKKKQNNNSKKRFTLFEENVPFQVTEAYKTLRTNIVMALATQRSKVFAVSSANAGEGKSTTAANLAIVFSQAGKKVLLIDADMRKPVQHRAFKFKNDKGLSTLLGGIDSFKQVLKSKTPNLDVITSGPIPPNPSEMLASENMKILLDELVKYYDYVIIDTPPINVVTDTLTLSPNIGGIAMVTRSGVATYDEVSRAATSIEFANGKLLGVIVTAINEDTATYKRGYYKKYYRRDYAYRASSYDPAVNNANED
- a CDS encoding Wzz/FepE/Etk N-terminal domain-containing protein translates to MDESTKEIDLAELLGELLKRIKFIILISVIIGALAFAYAKFVLPLQYSSSISMYVKNSDNASEQVALGDINASKSLVSTYIVILQNDAVIDKIGDAILKEYGADDLSDYLSIAYDDNDKPYVVTSSLRNCIKLTAEQDTEVLLISVTTKSAALSVSICNAMEQIGPEEIKRVTQAGSVQVIGTAKYPNSPSGPNVRRYTLIGIVLGFILSAGIVIVRKMLDTTIRTGDDIKTRFDYPILAEIPDIEAKETKGGYYK